The proteins below are encoded in one region of Acidimicrobiales bacterium:
- a CDS encoding nuclear transport factor 2 family protein has translation MIEEEGIRRTLALYCQLCDDGRFDEWAQLYTEDAVFKVMGGVYRGPEAIKGFIAQAQPDGQRGKHVAVNPLIEVDGDAARACTDYIWVGPGTGQFPVTSAGRYHDRLVKRDGRWLFVERQIVFMGEEPPA, from the coding sequence ATGATCGAGGAGGAGGGCATCCGCCGGACGTTGGCCCTCTATTGCCAGCTGTGCGACGACGGGCGCTTCGACGAGTGGGCGCAGCTGTACACCGAGGACGCCGTGTTCAAGGTGATGGGCGGCGTGTACAGGGGTCCGGAGGCCATCAAGGGGTTCATCGCTCAGGCCCAGCCGGATGGCCAGCGAGGCAAGCACGTGGCGGTCAACCCCCTGATCGAGGTGGATGGCGACGCCGCCCGGGCGTGCACCGACTACATCTGGGTCGGGCCCGGCACGGGCCAGTTCCCCGTCACCAGTGCCGGCCGGTACCACGACCGTCTGGTCAAGCGGGACGGGCGCTGGCTGTTCGTCGAGCGTCAGATCGTGTTCATGGGGGAAGAACCGCCCGCTTGA
- a CDS encoding DUF2889 domain-containing protein, which produces MPALVAPRSPATVTPPRRPGTVRRTTHIEMSWDGPQLHLAGAARDLETTDQGARVRDAATLDAEVDPRRRLAQLQLVPDRPDAMAMVGSVVGSGFRAQVAAVLPGERGTPLGLLLDDLPGATLISGYVRVRSEAHAGLPPGSSVPVAALEAMTDVCSGWRTGGRAMASVASGDGIPLQDCPPAPDLLWGGGISDRLAWHDIGPLAPRTMRRRRRIDVGWPAPGPNPPAPSPNGTDDPIEVDAMFRDSYGEPDGTEVVLHEYGLQAVLDPYGLIVRSIEATPAVLPFGECPLAAGNVDDLVGRAIGDFRSAVREQLTGVRSCTHLNDMLRVLADVAYLVQEQGQPGRRAQQR; this is translated from the coding sequence GTGCCGGCTCTGGTCGCCCCCCGATCCCCGGCCACCGTCACGCCGCCGCGCCGGCCGGGGACGGTGAGGCGGACCACGCATATCGAGATGAGCTGGGACGGTCCGCAGCTGCACCTCGCCGGCGCCGCCCGAGACCTCGAGACGACCGACCAGGGGGCGCGGGTGCGAGACGCCGCCACCCTGGATGCCGAGGTCGACCCCCGTCGGCGGCTGGCCCAACTCCAGCTGGTGCCGGACCGACCCGACGCGATGGCGATGGTCGGATCGGTGGTGGGGTCGGGGTTCCGGGCCCAGGTGGCCGCTGTCCTGCCCGGTGAGCGCGGCACTCCGCTCGGCCTGCTGCTCGACGACCTGCCCGGGGCCACGCTGATCTCGGGCTACGTGCGCGTGCGCTCCGAGGCCCACGCCGGTCTGCCCCCCGGCTCGAGCGTGCCCGTTGCCGCCCTCGAGGCCATGACCGACGTGTGCTCGGGCTGGCGCACCGGCGGTCGGGCCATGGCCAGTGTCGCCAGCGGCGACGGCATACCACTCCAGGACTGCCCGCCGGCGCCCGACCTGCTGTGGGGCGGAGGGATCTCGGACCGCCTCGCCTGGCACGACATTGGGCCCCTGGCGCCGCGCACCATGCGCCGACGTCGACGGATCGACGTAGGTTGGCCGGCTCCGGGCCCGAACCCGCCGGCTCCGTCCCCGAACGGGACGGACGACCCCATCGAGGTCGACGCCATGTTCCGCGACTCCTACGGAGAGCCGGACGGGACCGAGGTGGTGCTGCACGAGTACGGGCTGCAGGCCGTGCTCGACCCTTACGGGCTGATCGTGCGGTCGATAGAGGCAACGCCGGCGGTCCTGCCGTTCGGCGAGTGCCCCCTCGCGGCGGGGAACGTCGACGACCTCGTCGGCCGGGCCATCGGCGACTTCCGCTCGGCGGTGCGGGAGCAGCTCACGGGGGTCAGGAGCTGCACCCACCTGAACGACATGCTGCGGGTCCTGGCTGACGTGGCGTACCTGGTCCAAGAGCAAGGCCAGCCCGGGAGGCGGGCCCAACAGCGATGA
- a CDS encoding LLM class F420-dependent oxidoreductase, with amino-acid sequence MDLGLTIFPTDTAIAPDRLAREAEDRGFESLFFPEHTHIPIGRRTPYPAGGPLPEEYSHSLDPFVALGAAAAATSRLRLGTAVCLVAQRDPIVLAKEVASLDHISGGRVVFGIGYGWNIDEMEDHGVVPSTRRALVREKVLAMQGLWRDEVAGFDGEHVRFEPCWSWPKPIQRPHPPILIGGAPGPTLFRHIAEYATGWMPLTGVGSRDVRAALRTAAEEAGRDPASVEVVPVWARADQATLEHYATLGVTRTVLGLPPAPPDQVLPILDGYRKLMEAVG; translated from the coding sequence ATGGACCTGGGTCTGACGATCTTCCCGACCGACACCGCCATCGCGCCCGACCGGTTGGCCCGAGAGGCGGAGGACCGGGGCTTCGAGTCCCTGTTCTTTCCGGAGCACACCCACATCCCGATCGGCAGGCGGACGCCGTACCCGGCCGGCGGTCCCCTGCCCGAGGAGTATTCGCACAGCCTGGATCCTTTCGTCGCCCTGGGCGCGGCGGCCGCCGCCACCAGCCGGCTTCGACTCGGAACCGCGGTCTGCCTGGTCGCCCAGCGCGACCCGATCGTGCTCGCCAAGGAGGTCGCATCGCTCGACCACATCTCCGGAGGCCGGGTCGTCTTCGGCATCGGCTACGGCTGGAACATCGACGAGATGGAGGACCACGGCGTCGTGCCGTCCACCCGTCGCGCCCTGGTGCGCGAGAAGGTCCTCGCCATGCAGGGGCTCTGGCGAGACGAGGTCGCTGGCTTCGACGGCGAGCACGTGCGATTCGAGCCCTGCTGGTCGTGGCCGAAGCCGATCCAGCGCCCGCACCCGCCCATCCTGATCGGCGGCGCGCCTGGTCCGACCCTCTTCCGACACATCGCCGAGTACGCCACGGGGTGGATGCCCCTCACCGGCGTCGGGTCGCGCGACGTCCGGGCCGCCCTGCGGACGGCGGCAGAGGAGGCGGGACGCGACCCCGCGTCAGTGGAGGTCGTGCCGGTCTGGGCGCGGGCCGACCAGGCAACGCTCGAGCACTACGCCACGCTCGGCGTCACCCGCACCGTCCTCGGCCTCCCCCCGGCGCCACCGGACCAGGTGCTGCCGATCCTCGACGGCTACCGAAAGCTCATGGAGGCCGTGGGCTGA